ACGCTCCTCGGGACCGAGACCTCTCCACTGCACCAGATATTGTAGGCTGCCTTGCTGCCGCCGGGAATCGAGAATGACCTGCGGAGTGCGTCTCTCGGAAGCCCTCTGGGCAGTCTCAGTCATAGAATGTTCGCCTCGGGTAAACTGGTTACAGACCAAAGGTTTCAGCAAGGAGGTGTGAAATACTCTAGGAATGCGAAGAGTCCTGGGCAGCGAGAGTTCATAGGCCACTGGGTTGATCCGACGCAGAACCGGAAAGGGTCCAATAAACCTCGGAGCCAATTTCATGGAGggaacccggagtctcaggaacCGCGTAGATAGCCACACCCTATCGCCAGGCCGATATGATGGGTTGGGTGAACGCCTCTTGTTGGCCTGACGTTGTTGAAGCTGGGCAGCGCGTTCCAGTGCAGAATGGACAGAAGCCCAGGTGGCACGGATAGAAGCAAGTCTTTCCTCCAGGTCCGGAACAGGCGATACTGGTACTGTATCCGGAAGAGACTGTGGGTGAAGACCATACAGACAGAAAAATGGAGAGATTCTGGTGGACTCCTGGAGCGTGTTGTTCCTGGCAAACTCCGCGAACGGCAGTAGATCGACCCAGTCATCCTGGTGGTCATTAATGAAGAGATGCAGGTATTGCTCTAGATGTTGATTAGCCCTCTCAACCAGACCGTTCGTTTGAGGGTGATAAGCCGAGGAGAAGGCTAAGGTGATGCCCAAGGATCTCGTGAATTCGCGCCAGAATCTTGCTATGAATTGCGTCCCCCTGTCTGACACAATTTCCGAAGGCACTCCGTGGAGCCGCACAATCTCCCGGATAAAAATGTCTGCCAAGGTGGAGGCGCTGGGCAATTTCCGTAGCGGAACAAAGTGAGCCATCTTTGAGAACCGGTCGACCACTACAAGAATCACGGTATGTCCCCTGGACGAAGGCAACTCGACAATAAAAtccatggccacatgagtccaGGGGACAGAGGGACAAGGCAGAGGCCGAAGGAGTCCAGCAGGCCGAGTGCGAGAGGACTTGTTAGCTGCACACCTGGTACACGATTGGATGAAAGCCGTAACATCCCTGCCCCAGTGAGGCCACCAAAAAGTCCGAGAAAGTAAGTCCTTGGTGCGCGCCACTCCCGCATGTCCCGAGGTTCTGGCGCCATGGAGTGTGCGAAGGATAGGCACCCGCAAACTGGGAGGGACGTACAGTTTCCCTGGAGGCCTGGAATCCGGAGCTTGACCCTGAGAGCGAGTGATGCGATCCAGGAGAGGTGCATAACCTCGTAATTGAATGGCTGCCACGACCTTGGTAGAAGGGACAATCGGTTCAGGCTCCCTGCTTTCCTCCTCTGGTCGTACATGCATGCGGGACAAAGCGTCAGCCTTAGTGTTCTTTGATCCGGGACGGTACGTCAGCACAAAGGGAAAGCGGGAGAGGAAGAGCGCCCATCTAGCTTGACGTGGATTGAGACACTTGGCAGATTCCATGTATTGGAGGTTCTTATGATCGGTCAGGATCAAGGTAGGTACCGAAGCCCCCTCCAAAaggtgacgccactcctccaggGCCAGAATAACTGCCAACAGCTCCTTATTGCCGATATCATAATTCCTTTCGGCTGTGGAGAAGTGTCTGGAGAAAAAGCCGCAAGGATGTAGTGGACCACTGTACGAAGCACGTTGCGAGAGCACTGCTCCAACCCCGGATTCGGAAGCATCCACCTCGAGGACAAACGGCAGAAGAGGATTGGGATGCCGTAACACCGGAGCCGTCGTGAATTTCTCTTTGAGAAGGGTGAACGCAGAAACGGCCTCGGAAGACCACTCGGAGACATTGGCCCCTTTCTTGGTCAAGTCCGTAAACGGTGCAACAATCCTTGAGTAGTTACGGATGAAGCGCCTGTAGTAATTGGCAAACCCCAGGAAACGTTGAAGAGCCTTGAGACCCATTGGGCGTGGCCAGTCCTTGATCGCCAGTACTTTAGATGGATCCATGTCGAACCCCTCAGGAGTGATGACGTACCCCAAGAAAGTCACTTTACGGGTCTCAAAGACGCACTTGTCTAATTTAGCAAACAGTCCGTGTCGTCGAAGACAACTAAGTACTAGACGAACTTGTTCGCGATGGGTGGACAAGTCTGCAGAGTAGATCAGAATGTCGTCCAGATAGACAACGACAAACTGCTGGAGAAAGTCCCGGAGACAGTCGTTAATAAACTCCTGAAACACTGCCGGGGCATTGCACAGGCCGAACGGCATAACCAGGTACTCATAGTGTCCGGACCGTGTGTTGAATGCTGTCCTCCATTCATGGCCGGCACGGATACGGACCAAGTTGTAGGCCCCACGAAGATCCAACTTGGTAAAGATCTGGGCCCCACGTAACCTATCAAAGAGTTCGGAGATGAGGGGAATAGGATACGAATTGCGTCTCGTAATTCTATTCAGGCCCCTATAGTCGATACATGGCCTCAGCTCCCCGTTCTTcttcttgacaaaaaaaaacccagcgccAGCCGGGGAGGTAGACCGACggatgaaaccccgcttcagattCTCCTCTATGTATGTCTCCATGGCCTTAGTCTCAGGAACAGACAAGGGGTAGACTCGGCCTCTGGGTGGCATGGTACCCGGAAGGAGATCAATAGGACAATCGTAAGGTCTGTGCGGGGTCAACTTTTCAGCCTCCTTCTTGTCAAACACATCAGCAAAGTCTCGGTATTGACTGGGAAGGACTGCCGCGACGATCTCCGACGTAGTAGACACCATGGCCAGCCTGATGGGTTCGGTGCAGTGCTCCCCACAGGTATGACTCCAAGAAGTGATCTCTCCCGTCGTCCAATTGATGGTAGGATTGTGTGTCTGCAACCACGGAAACCCCAAAATGACTGGAGTAGAGGGAGAGCAGATAACCAGGAACTGAAGTCTCTCATTGTGAAGCATGCCTACGGAGAGTGTCACAGGTATAGTAGTCTGAGTAACCTGAGCCGGGTGAAGCGGTCTGCCGTTAATGGCCTCAAGTCTGACAGGCGTGTCTTTAGGCATGGTGGGAATGAGCTGCTGTACACAAAAACGGGCATCGATAAAGTTCTCTGCAGCTCCCGAGTCCAAAAAAGCCTCTGTGCAAACGGATCCCTCAGGCCAGGATACTCGAATCGGCACCGTCATCCGAGTGCCGCTAGAAACAGAGGACAGACGCAGCATACCCAAAGCAGGTCCTCTCTCACGTGCTCTCAAACTGTCCCGTTGCACCTGACGCTCGCGGAGACGAAGGTCGATCTGAGTTACGTAAGAAATTACAGAATCCAGATCAGAGGGAAGATCTCGAGCAGCGATCTCGTCCTTCAAAGTCTCTGATAATCCATTCAGAAAAGTTGCAATAAGTGCCTCACCAGTCCAGTTCACCTCCGCCATAAGGATGCGACATTCAATAGCATAGTCCATCAGAGGACGCTCCCCTTGACGAATGTTAAACAGAGAGGAAGAAGCGGTAGACCTCTTGCCTGGCACGTCGAATACGGAGCGTAGTGCAGAGACAAATTCGGAGTAGGAGCAAACTACTGGAGTACTCCTCTCCCATAAAGGAGATGCCCATGCCAGAGCCTTGTCGGTGAGGAGCGAAATAATGTACCCAACCTTGGCCCGGTCAGAAGCAAAGGCGTAAGGTGAAAGTTCGAAATGTATTTCGCACTGATTCAGGAACCCCCGACAAGCAGCAGGATCTCCTCCGTAACGTTGTGGCGGTGGAAGATTCATAGGAACATGAACCACAGGAACTGGAGTCGGAGAAGGAACCGGTGGGGGCGCTACTGCTGGAGCATGCATCTGTAGTCCGGGATCAGTGCGCTGAAGAAGCGTCTGGAGCGCCTGGGCAAACTGATCCAGACGATGATCCATCTCATCTAGACGATCCTCACAGGAACCTTGAAGTCccaccgaagcgggtctcatgatggccttctgattctgtcacgtacaagtagttaggagacaccgtggtcaggtaggactccaggacagaacaggtcaaacaagccgaggtcaggtttccggagagcaggatagtcatataacgtagccgaggtcaggattcaggaaaacaggataaacgtaaacgtagccgaggtcaggaatcaggaacacaacgaagtcagacaagccgggatcatacacgagaatacaggaaccaaaacgctatctgggtgctagcacaaggcatagacgaccatcagaaggcaaggtgaaactggtctgaggggtttaaatggagaaccgcagaggaagtctgaatctcccatcagcccctcatgacatcaattccggtgtctgtgactcgtggccatcttgtggatggcgtaatctcccttcataaagtCCTCTAGTATgcgagttcgccactagaggtcgcgcatgcgcagcagcaggacgccgtgtaccaggaggtctgcctctcctgcgcggcacttcagaggaaggcagcggaagcggccttgcggtggaggggggtctccctcgtggcggctgctgcggaggtggccgtgcggtggaggggggtctccctctccctcgtgtcggctgctgcggaggtggccgtgcggtggagggaggtctccctctcctgcgtggcggctgctgcggagacGTGGGAACCGAGGACGGGTAAGTAACAGTAAGATTATACTTTTGCTTTCACATTCAGCATCACTGAAACCAGAGCATTTCCAGTAAGTAAGGGATCCAGCCCACACccccctagaaaaaaaaaacacatttttttggaaTGAATATAAAGAGCTTCGGAGTGATTCCTTCTTAACACTGGTCAATTCGCCAAGAAGAAGAACCTCTCCAGCAAGAACATGGCAAACAAATATCTCATCATCTTCTGTGTTCTCCTGTACATTTTACCCCTGACAAAAGGTAATTTTGATTACTTTAAAACTCTAACATTATATTACTCAACGTATTTATATCAAAATGCAATGTTTAATTATAGATTTTGAAGCTTACTTTCAATGTACACCTTAagaaaacattgaaataaagaaatgtaataacatGCGCTTGCtttaataggattttttttttttaaatttaactcAGGAATGTCTGCTCCGCATCAAGGTCAACGTTGCTTATGCCACAAATCGAGTAAAAGACTAAATGTTAAAGAAACGACAAAAATTGAAATTTTTCCAAAAAGCACATCTTGTGAAAGAATTGAAGTTATGTAAGTAATACggcatatttatgtttatacatatatatatttatttctatatgtcATAGAACAAAATGCTTACATCCAGATTTAAGATATACCGTATGTTAATAGTGGTCTTGACAGACAAAAGTATAGTGCacagaatattttttacatgcttCTACAGTATATGTAACTTGCACTATGGTTACATTCTCGTTAGAATAACATTGTTAATCTCAACTTTTCAAAATCATCCAACCTGCTAAAAGTTTAGTATTCCTGGTGTAATATTAACCTTACAAGCATTCACTGCATAACATATGTCAACGAAGAAGAGAATTGCATGATACTATATACCATGCACAGATATAGGAACGGACATTTCGATTTATGTACTTAAGTATGTATTTTCAAAGCAATTGGAGGAGCAatcataatgtaaatattttatatataactaaatatatgAAGTCCTATTAACATATAGTTTCATAGAAATGGAGCCTTAAAAAATATCTCAATACACTGCTTTACGCTtgatttagaataaaaaaacaagtcaAATCTCTGCATAGGTAAATCGTAATTTTtagattaataaattattttagattAATTGCTAATGTTTTAATATGCTGTGTCTTGGTTTCAGAGCTACCATCAAGGACAAAAGcaaaactgtaaaaacaaaatgcatcaaTCCTAAAGCAAAACTAGTAAAGGAAATAATCTCTGGAAAGATACGGTATGATATGCaagatatttatattatataaaaaaaaaattgtagagaAATCTGGCATGTTGACTAAAATGGACACTATTtccagaaaatgaaaataattctcCGTATTCTGTTTTTAACAGGAAAATGAAAGGCATGAGAGTGATCAATCATCTTAAAGCATAATCTCAGATGGTGGCTTTCGCTCCGTCATTCACGTTATCAAAAATGTGATCCTGCCTTGTTCCAGCAAAAATATGGTTaaagaaaagacaaaacaatgtaaaaaagtatACTTTGtggtccttgtttttttttgggtttgtttttttacattttgtctgCAGAAAAGTATGTGCaagatacatattaatgtttactATTTTCTATAAGCTAAGAGAGATTaattataaatgaatgtgtataaTGTACATATAGCAGCGactaacatttgttttattcattattttaatctCTTAATTGTGTTGATTTGTTCTCTGAGCAAATTAATAGACATTTTGCTTCTTTGTTTGTTGAAAAGGATAAAATTTAAGATAAACTAGAAATGTAAGCTAAAgaaaatttgtatattttattaattatatatctgAGTTACAAATTACCACCATTATTCATACCTTGGAACGCTCTAGGTTTGAGTATCGTTCCCCAGGCCTGTAggttagtttcttttttttctgtggacaTAACAGCGGTCTTTGACCACAAAGGTTACATCTCACAGCTCACCATAGTCTTTATGTTCATATAAGCACAGTGGATGAGTTTTGCTGTGATTGTTCTTCCTGTGTTAACAAAAACATCATTTGTACACCTAGACCCATACATAATCTTTTGATCTGTAGATTTAAAGGCAGACACACTGCCTACTgcattatatacaaaataaatatcaaaatttGCTGTATAATAGGCAAATATATCGGTGACATTTTATGTTTGtgtaccaaaaaataatttattgtctTATTTTGAAAAGATTActatttttggaaataaatatgAGTTGGGTGTTTAAATTACTGCTTTGTGTTGGTTTATTTTGTTGGCCATTTATTCTTTGATGGTTCATCACAGTTTAGtaacaaaaaaaggtaataCAGGCAGGGCTGTAACTGCtccagggcaaaaggggcagtttCTCCAGGTGTTGCAAGGTGAGAGAAGCGCTTGAGCAATTCAACTAAACCTCCTTCTGTTTTCTGAAGCGGATGTGATGTTGAGAACCTCAATCTTGCCCCAGACACCAAGAacccaaaatataattatatatataactataatccAGACTAGTGGGAAAAAACTATACTCATTAATAAGCGATTAACTGCTCAACTGcacatacatgtttaatgcagGTAATTCTGAAACTACCAACAACAAGCACTGTTTTTAATTCAAATTTCTAACCAAATCAAATCAAACCACTGGGCAGCCAACTTGGTTCAGGATATGTGAACAATAAACTAAACCAGTCGATAAAATCTCCAGATTCTTTAGGTTATCAATCAGGTaaccattacattttttcatattatcttTATACTTATATCACAAATGTACATCTATGAGTAGTAATTAAATACGTGTAAATGAGATATACAATTTAATGtaacaatataaatgtaaaatattagcAATAATTaccataattgcaaaaaaaatcagatttttttttttaaagtaacttCATTTAGTGTGATCTATAATGCAAGTAATGACTTACTAGTTCTAAAAAATGCAGATTGGAAAGACAATATTTAAAACAGTTTGGTTTCATATTTTGTAGTTTGTGAGGACTGAGTCAAccaggattttatttattttaaaatgaaagagaGTTAAGGAAAATGCAAGGGCCATTAATAAACTACTTTATTGTGtctattttgtttccattctTTCGCTATAATTTTCTTAGCTGCTATGCATGTGTGAATGGTTAAGTTTAGGgatgcaacaactaatcgataaaatcgataataatccataatgaaaatcgttaccgacgaatttcattatcgattagttgaatcgatttttatcgattataaaatgagggttttttcagagcaaatgctacttacagttcctccctgcagtcactgccgattggctgcaaggagggacagggagaaaggggcagggccaatcggcagtgactgcagggaggggcAGGGAGcgagaaaggggcggggccaaagTGTAAATTGGtcccgcccatttcctatacCGTCCACGAGGCTCAAGAACTCATCTAactggtgagtataaaattaatatttgggctgctgaaagttaggtacagttatagttaatgcggtgtttagggttaatttaggggcagttatagttagtggggtgtttagggttaatttaggggcagttatagttagtggggtgtttacggttaattgtggttgatggggtcttaagggttaatttaggggcagttgtgattgatggggtgtttagggttaatttaggggcagttgtggttgatggggtgtttagggttaatttaggggcagttgtggttgatggggtcttcagggttaatttaggggcagttgtggttgatggggtgtttagggtttatttaggggtgattatagttaatggggtcttctcttcagggttaatttaataaggttaacttaaggtgcagttaggtgcatgtggcatgtctgggggtatgtggcatatctgggaggcagtgtggcaagcctgggctcaaatgtgcataacaggggggggcaggttgggaaattaaaacaagaaatgcatttttatcaaagtgtttttattctgctgtttgttttttacatcctacgttactttattaaattattttaaataaatgaaaaatgtacatttttttatccgattaatcgattaatctaAAATTTCTTAATcgaccaactaatcgattaagaaaataatcgttagttgcagacCTAGATAAGTTTAGTTGTACTTGAATCAAGGGAGGGCAGCCTAGGTGGAGTAGTAGAGAAGGCGGGGAATCTGGGATTACTATGTTATCTATTTCCCTCAAGTAGAGAAGAATCTCTACCCAGACTCTATTGACCTTATGACAAGACCACCATATGTGGAGATATGTTCCAATCGACTGATCACAGCGCCAACAGATGTTAGAATTTACTGGAAACATACTTGCAACACGAGTTGGTACAAGGTACCATTTATTTAGTACCCTAAATTGTGTCTCCAGTAAACAAAGGTCATGTATCCTAGGGAGGAGTTTCCTAAACTCATTTAACCAGTCGTTTATTGTGATAgagatatttaattatttctccCAACTGGATATTATCttggaaataaatgtatttccttCTTTAAGTCTAATTAACTCTGAGCCCtgctctcatttatattatgtttatatatttgttgccaattttattagggtaagaagcgcagacagtttttgttttttgtatacattgtacagccaatacactgtatttgcagcatgctcacacctgtttggtaggcctcatattacacatttgtattatttgagcctgagagtAGCTAAGCTTTTCCCAGCTCCAAGTTGTTGCCAGGGAAGGTGATCCTATCCCTAACCTCTGTCATGATGCCCCTACACACGAGTTCCCTTGTTCCGGGGCCTCCTTGCATTGCGGTCTTTTAGAGGTGACAGACATCTCCAAGAATGGAGCAGGGGGCACAGGTGTCCATTGGTCTAGTTCCCAGAAGATAATCGGGATAAAAAACTATTATCAATTGGAGCTATGAAGGCATGTGTTTGTATATCTGTCTTTTACCACGCTGTGCCTTTCTGCCAaagataagaaataataattaatgtttttgctCGTGGTTTAGGCGCATTCCTAATTTGTCTGTTTACATCTAGGGTTTGGAGGAATGCATCGTCGGAGCGAAACCAAAAACTGATCGCATAGCGATACGATATTTAAAAGAGAACCTTTATGCACTGGTTGAGACTTAGCCCACATATCAATGAATGGTGCCAAGCTCTTCCTCTGAAGCTTGTTTTGCACTATGAAGCAAACTATGCTCAGCTTTTACGGTCTCACAGGGCAGCTACAGGAGACTGTTTATTCTATGTCACTATTcacatgtatgcatatatttaGCTTTTGATTGGTTATTAAACGTTATGCAGCAATAGAATAGTCAAGATTGAGAACTTATGAGAAACCTATGAGAGtccatttataataatattgctaTCCCTAGAAGGTAACTAAGACCAGGGCTATAACCACACCCAATCTTCAGGAAAATAGCATACTTATAAACACAAATAATGACAAATGTTATTTGGATTATCCAAATCGTTATCTAGGTTAAGATGTCCCTCGACATTTCCATGGTATCCCTTTTCCAGATGCATGGGGTATTGTGCAGAATTCTCCAcatgaatcccccccccccaggtattTGCCACGCAGCATGCCTTATCATGTAATATGCTTAGCGCCAATCATCTCAAGCACAGGCGTGGTGAACACTCCAGGCATGGAGCTCTAACAAAGAGTGCCTTTGTCAGGGGTTTATAAGGTGGAGTCCAGAACGCAGGAGAACACTGAATCCAAGAAGCACAATACAGTGAGGTCAAAAcaggatagccagggtcaggtaCGCAGCAATCAACAAAGTCCAGTAtgaatagccagggtcaggtaCATGAAGATCAGCAAGTCCAGTAtgaatagccagggtcaggtaCACTGAGAACAATAGGGAAAATAAGCTGCAAGCAGAGAGTTGCTGGAAGCGGCACAATAACTCAGTGCCGGTTTTTAAACTTGCCGGTCATGGACGGCCCGCCCCTGTGCGTGATGTCATCCAAGCGTGTTCCTCACCGCCTAAATTTGGGGCCGAATAAAGTTGAGTGAGGGCATACGGCGCAGGACCCGGCACCTGCGGTTAGCAGGTACTCGGGTGAGTGGCTCCTTTGGGGTCTCAGACTAAGATCCCGACAGccttcttgccactgattgggcTGATTTATTCTAGTtcagcatttttattaaaaacttttcattttttattttatgttttcaggGTTATCATTTGATAGCTCTTTTTCATGGACTGATGCCTTTTTCTGCATACATCTGCAGGTACATTACATTAATGGACATTGTGGAATAAAGCATatattatacagaaatatatttgtgatttatttgcCTATTTTTGGGCTTAATTACTgcagccaccatatgcactttaatgcatatgataagtGTGTGGCACCTTTCGtgtggtccattttgcaaatgcaaagTCCCCCCAactgtatttgccccttttcccaattcccagctaaatgccctttttatgtactttttatcattttggaataatacacattaatgaactcatataatattttaatatgcgttcttctATAGTAGGGGTGTCAGTGActttagactgtccctttaagtgtgTTTTAGATAATACTGATGGTTTGAAATCCCTTCTTAAATGTAGAGGATTCAATTCCTTATGCATTTACTTCCTcacaagaaatattttataatgactATTAACGGGGACAATTTGATCAGtgtactaataattatatattatatataataatatttcatggA
The DNA window shown above is from Spea bombifrons isolate aSpeBom1 chromosome 1, aSpeBom1.2.pri, whole genome shotgun sequence and carries:
- the LOC128488201 gene encoding C-X-C motif chemokine 10-like, whose amino-acid sequence is MANKYLIIFCVLLYILPLTKGMSAPHQGQRCLCHKSSKRLNVKETTKIEIFPKSTSCERIEVIATIKDKSKTVKTKCINPKAKLVKEIISGKIRKMKGMRVINHLKA